The sequence CCTCGGGTCCGGCGTCCGGGTCGTAGCCGATGTATCCGTCGAGGAGCCCGCGCCAGCATCTGCGGTAGGGCCGGCGCATCGCCCGGAAGCCGTCCACCTCGTCGATCAGCGGCTCGAACTGGTCGCCGTCCTCGATCAGCGGTGGCTGGCCGCTGTTGCGCACGGTGGTGCCCCAGCAGACCAGGCGGGCCGACCTCACGTCAGCCAGCCGTCCGGTCCGCCGGTATTCCGCGATGGCCTCGCGGACGCGGTCAGGGGGTGCTCCGACGCCCGCCCCGGTCCCCCCGAGGATCGCACGCAGCGATCTGATCTCGGCGGCCAGAGACGTGAGATCGGCGGACGGCACGTTCCGCAGGGCGGCCTCGCCGGCGGCCCGCATGCGCTCGCCGAGACGGATCGCTCGGGGCGTCAGAGCGCGCACGCGCCGAACTCGCCGTCGAATGAGGAGGCCGTGGTTTTCGCCGGCTCCTCGGCACCGTAGAACTCGAGGCGCAGCTCGATGCGCCGGCTCGCGTCGAGCGATTCCTTCGCGGAGTTCGACGAATAGCCACCGACCAGGAACAGCCGCCGGATCTCCTCCAGCTCGGACCGCTGCATGGGACGCTCGTCCGCGGCGGGTGGTCCCATGAGGGCGCAGAGCACGCGTTGGCTGCGCTCGAGGCTCAGATTGAGATTGTAGAGGTAGCTCCCCCGCCGATCGGTGAAGCCCTCGACCACGATGCGCTTGAGCCATCGCTGTCCGCCCTTGTCCTGGGCGATCGCGAGGACCTCGGGGACGAAGGATCTCAGGAGGCGCTCCTGATCCGGTCGCAGGGTGAAGCTCGACGTGTCGAAGCGCGCCCGCTCGCCGAAATCTATGACCGCCCGCTCGTGGTCGACGTGGACGCCCTGCTCCCTGCGGGCGGCCTGCTCGATCCGGTCAAGCAGCCTGTCGATCTCCTCCTGCCTCGCCGCCTCGAGCTTCTCGCGCTGCGTGATGGTCTTGGTGACCGCGAGAAGGGCAACGCTCATCACCAGCAGGAACAGGACCATGAGCGCCGTCATCAGGTCGGCGAACGAGATCCAGAAGGGCTTCTCGCCCTCCTCGCGTCCGCGGTGCGAGTTGTGTATCCGCTGACCGAACATCTAGGTCAGGCGGCCTGCCGCGAGCCCGCCGGGAGCGCGAATTCGAGTTCCTGGATGGCCTCCTTCAGGAGACCGGTGGCCTGGGTGAGCTCGCTGTGGAAATGCCGGTTCGCCTCGACCACCGTCGAGCGCATGCCGTCGGCGAACTTCTCGTGCGAGGACCCGATGACCTCCACAACCTCGTCGAGGAATTCGTCGGCCTCGGCCTGCGCCGCCGCCAGCTTCTGGGCGGCGCCTTCGATCCGGGAGAGGACGTCCGCCGTCAGCGACGCCTCGCGACTTGCGGACTCCACCGTACTGCGGAGGCTGTCGACCATGGCGGCCACCGCGTCGCGCGCGGTGCGGTGGTCCGAGACGACCGAATCAAGGCTGCGTGCGGCGCCGGCGACGCTGCCGGCCGCCTCGGAGAGCCCGGAGGTGACCGTGGCGATCCGGCCTAAACCCTCCGCCGCCTCCCGGCCCGAGGTCTCGAAGCGCGTTGCCGCCGCGAGAAGCGTGTCCGCCCCGCCGTTGAGGCGGGTGAAGGCGTTGCGGGTGCTCTCCTCGACCTTCGCGACCATCTCCTTCACCGCGCCCAGCAGATCGCCGACGTTGGTCGCCATCTCGCCGACCGTCTCCCGCATGTGGCCGACCTGGCCGGCGGCCGCCTGGGCGCGCTGTTCGTCGACTTCTGCCTGTGCTCGCGACCGGTCGGCCGCCTGGCTCTCGATCGCCTGGACGGCGTCGCCCATCTTCTGAGCGAGCTCCGCGAGCATCTCCTGGACCCGGCTCTGGGTCTCCGTCTGCAGGTGACCCGTCGTCGACCGGATCTCGCCGAAGACGGTGCGCAGCTCGTCGCTGATCGCCGCCTGCCTGGTCTCCACGGCCTCGACCGCCTCGAGGAGCTTCGCGGACATCGTGTCGGTCGCCCGCGTGCCGGCCGCCTCGACGTTCGTCGTGAGGTCCTGCAGCCTGGCGACCGCCGTCTGCATGGCGTCGATGGTGCGCTGCTGCATGTCGCCGATACCGGAGAGTTGGCTGCCGAAGAGGTTCTCCA is a genomic window of Sphingomonas nostoxanthinifaciens containing:
- a CDS encoding OmpA/MotB family protein — encoded protein: MFGQRIHNSHRGREEGEKPFWISFADLMTALMVLFLLVMSVALLAVTKTITQREKLEAARQEEIDRLLDRIEQAARREQGVHVDHERAVIDFGERARFDTSSFTLRPDQERLLRSFVPEVLAIAQDKGGQRWLKRIVVEGFTDRRGSYLYNLNLSLERSQRVLCALMGPPAADERPMQRSELEEIRRLFLVGGYSSNSAKESLDASRRIELRLEFYGAEEPAKTTASSFDGEFGACAL
- the zorA gene encoding anti-phage ZorAB system protein ZorA; its protein translation is MTVSEFPVIPALVALLLFACLYSFGRYFFLPARALDITLDGMIRKLDAARLAGERQLGSCFEDDREIAAIWSEFRETLHVQKAIDAASGEMVEVAIRSTVPAEAYFSPHSVVDGRVHAEFFKHLPGIFTGIGIIGTFSGLLLGLRSFQISEDSVVVRNSLSALLHGVSEAFAVSALAIMLAMLTTVLEKYRLNSLYRKVTRLAHEIDAVFEAGAGEEYLARLVNSSEESASQTRILKDALVSDLKEILTDLADKQIQATNQRSADLGTVIAGALTDALKTPLDQIAGAVGQVSQDQSSAVTKLLTDVLASFSERLENLFGSQLSGIGDMQQRTIDAMQTAVARLQDLTTNVEAAGTRATDTMSAKLLEAVEAVETRQAAISDELRTVFGEIRSTTGHLQTETQSRVQEMLAELAQKMGDAVQAIESQAADRSRAQAEVDEQRAQAAAGQVGHMRETVGEMATNVGDLLGAVKEMVAKVEESTRNAFTRLNGGADTLLAAATRFETSGREAAEGLGRIATVTSGLSEAAGSVAGAARSLDSVVSDHRTARDAVAAMVDSLRSTVESASREASLTADVLSRIEGAAQKLAAAQAEADEFLDEVVEVIGSSHEKFADGMRSTVVEANRHFHSELTQATGLLKEAIQELEFALPAGSRQAA